The nucleotide sequence gtgtctgtcgaACTAGTGGAGTGGTGGCGTGTCCGAACAACGCTTCAAACTTCCCGCGAACTTATCCATTGTTACTCACGAGAATAGATGTGTTCCATTTGGTAGAATGTACAAATACCGTCAATTTCTAGAACCACTGGTTGGACAAATACGCACGTCTTTTGGTGACTGTTGATCACTCTTATTTCCCTACCCACGTGTTTTCGATACCATGTTAAAGAATGGAAGATGCGTTAGGTGAGCATTTAACCTGTACAGTGTGTCTAGATCTGTATGAGGATCCTGTACTCCTTCCGTGCCTTCATACTTTCTGCCACTCATGTCTTCAGCATATAATCAACAGTAACGGTCAAAGTGTGCGGTCGATCTTTTTTGGTAGGACGACACAGTTTCGTTGTCCGGAATGTCGATCTACAGTAAAATTAGACAGGAGGGAAATAAATGGCTTGCCCAAGAACTTTCACATTGCCAATATTGTTGAAAGTTTCAAAAAGAATAAAACGTCAACCGAGAACGTCGGTCCTGAAGGAACCATCATTTCGAACTTGCGTCGACAGATTTGTCATATCTGCCAGGAAAACTTTGCCTGCACGTTTTGCCTTCAGTGTGAATTAGCTTATTGCTGGTCATGTCTACGTACTTCACACACAACATCACAGCAAACGCAACAGCAAGAACGGTCAGACAGAAATGAAGAAGACTCAAGTTGTCGAAAAGATAGACGCCAAAAACGTCAAGGGGCTGACAAAGAAACATGCTCCAATAACGATAGTCAGTTACCAAACGATACAGGATTACCAAGCTCACAAAAGTTGAAAGCGAAAGATAAAACAGACAGAAAAGACAAGAAAGGCGTTGGTGGCAGACATCTTTTACTGAATCTCGACGTTGAATGTGGTCATCACGAGAATGAGCACATGGTAGCATTTTGTTTTCAGtgctgtagacttgtatgtccCGTCAGTGCAACCCGACACGAAGAACATCCAGTACTATCAGTAGTAGACGCTGTACTTGTGGTCAAGGTAAAACAAATTTTACAGTGGTATAAAGACTGTGACACACCCCTACATATAACTGCTAACTTATGTCATCATAATTAGGCTGGGATCATAATTTGCGGCAGGGGGCCTTGGGAGAAATTGGGGaccatgaaaaaaaattagggttcaaaggggaggggggggggcatggacattctgatggtctgaaaggggggggggcagaaatattttactcatgatttgaaccaaattaaaccccaGTAGTGGTCGTTacgtttaccgagtaaattaaaaaatttctAGCGACTTCGCCGCATTTACTTCTACAACCTATATTCAGTAATGAGTTGGgcgacagccatgcgaatgcaTTTGTGTATACGTGTATGCCttcctgtgtctgtctgtctgtctgtctgtctgtctgtctgtctgtctgtctgtctgtctgtctgtctgtctgtctctctctctctctctctctctctctctctctctctctctctctctctctctctctctctctttctctctcgcTCCCTGGAGacttttttaaaacatgtatacctcaggagcagtcgtttaccttgtactttgcaaaattgttcacttcatttacctaccatacatttaattatgaggcagtcaatagcctAGCTAATATGTGTGTCAGCCAAAATATCTCTGCATATGTTAAAGTAaaggtaatatagccatacagttgtatcaTGTTGTATTGAGTGTAAAATTTGgatattgaagacaattttcaagtactctgtGGCTTCCAataatatgtatggtttgaagttttatgccactaaatgacctcctacatgtccttattttcaaaaatatgctTACCGTGGGAGGgactatataaaaaccaaaattattactagtattatatttctttaaaatactTAGATTAAATACagttaaagaaaatatttgcaatttttttcttatattttaAATCACCAATAATTTTCGCTGAATTTCATGTACTGATaacagaaatattaatttcatactGTACGACAAAATAAACGGTTACTAGTAACTTCGAGTGGAATTGTATAAATATTACAGAAAACGCAataaatttcaaacaaatactaaaaatgcaaaattttcaATGATCTTTTTACAGGAAGAATTATCTAATGGTGTCCGTGGTTTGAAGCACAAATCTGTTGATTTAAGGAAGGCGGGTGTTTACCAGGATAAATTGGTAAATATTCTACAGGTGGGATTTAACGTTTGTTTGCAAGTCAAAATCAAAACCGACGTTTTGGTCTTGGTTACCGCCCCCTACGACCAAGAAGAAAACGTGAACATGTAGTACAAAGGACAGTTCGAGCAAAACACAAAAAGATGGTATTAGTGAACAAATACTAGACCTCTACATCATCGGATTTAAATCAAATCGAGGGACCACGTGATCGAAAAAGGTTACATTAACTCGCTTTGGCAAGTGACGCAAATAATAATCAGACTCTAGAGAACCACTATCAACATCAGCTCTTCAATGATAGTGTATTATATCCAACGATACTTGATGTAATATCCAACGATACTTGATGTACCAACTTATTTGTGTACTTGTTGATCTGATTTGCAAACGCTCTTCCACATAATGACAGAGACAAATGTGTGGGAAACTTCATTGTACCAGCCATATCATTGAAATTATCAGCCATATCATTGAGCTTACCAGTCATATCCTTAATGTCAACTTATttgtctacatttgtatttgatgtgTTTGATTTATATTGAAAACCATCTACCACAGAATGACAGCGACAAAATGTGTGAGAAACTGCATCTTGATTGTGATCGTCTGAGCATGACAGTACAAGAAAAAGAAGATACCCTTTCCCAACACATCAATACAATAGCAGAGAAGAATGCCACATTCACGCGGCTTCAGGGTCATCTATGTGAAGTGAAAGCTGAGAAGCTGAAAGAATTGGCGGAAGAAATCATCCTGGGATTAAAACCTATCAACCTTGAAGCCTTCATTCAggtaaaaataaaagtgaacGAAAGGAGAGGAGTcgtcacatacacacattactTTCAAAGACGACAGCAGATTAACATCAGCAACACACACACGATGATACATGGATATTATAATTTGGCTGATCGATGCTACCCTCAGTATATATACAATTTCATTATAAAAAGTAAAAGTGGGGAGATTTTAATACCGTTTGAAGCATTTGAAAGTACTTATTGGCATGAGTTATTGCGTGTCCGACTTTAAACTGAATAGAGTATGCGCTAAACTCTGAATTTCGTAATTTGTTAACACAAATGTGAAGGATTAATGAGACGTAAATGTGTACAGATCTTATGTTAGACTAATGTAAAGACTTTGTACTAGCTGCATATGCGATTGAAAACGCTTATTGGAGAAGCAACAGCAGCATCATCAGCATCTTCTTGCTCTAGTCCTTCCGAACCACTTAAAGATCATCATCTGTTTCTATTTTACAGAAAGGCTTAACGCTGAAAAGAAGGTGAGATGTAAATATCATTCTTATCACAATATCATACTTATGTCATATGTGGCATCATAATATGTAAGCGAAAAGGTGTAAGTGACAGTTCTTCGTCTTCTGCTGTGCAAACACCATGTACACACACTTTGCAGATACACAGAGGAACGCAAACGTAAAAGATCAATGTTTAAATATGGTGTATTCATACACAGACATGTTATCATACATCCCTGACGTCATAAAAGACTTGTAGATGGATGAAAATTGCTGAAGTACAATTCGAAAATCAAATCCACAAAATCGAAAACTTGGGCGCgaaattattttttgaataGACAATGGTTATATCGGAATTTGGAATTGGTGTTGTACACCAACCGGGGCATTTGCGAAGTTCACGGGAATATGTTGACAGATTGTTGCCGTGAAGtgaaaaagaaatttaaatacCAAGCTAGTGTTGACAATATTTATTGTAAGTAATCAATGTCTTACATTTAATGACAGGATGGAGAATGCTTATCGTCTGTATTCAGCAATCAAGAGTACATATGTTAATGATAGGATGGAGAGTGGTGCCTCAACAGTTGCAGCGACGAGCGCCAGTAATCTGCCACCAAGTAGCTTCAATGCTGCGTCAAGAACAGAAACCGTAAGACAAGAGGAAGGGAGAGAACGACCTAACGGTAAGCAAAATGatggagccttcagtaatttcAAAGGGGGTAGGGTGGGGTTGGGTCActtttacaaattgattatcgggagggtcatattttagaaaggGATAAGGAtcggtcacattttactttgacttattatattcatttgtcattttggGGACTTTCGCATTTCACATGCCACATCAGTGATGgataggtttagggttagggttagtgttagagTTAGTTACCGTAATATCAGACTACGACAATTAAATCGCTGCTTACAACCACGTAGTGATTTAATTGCCAGGTATGATGTGAGGAGAAAAGTCACAGTGGGTCCTGCAGGAGGAAAACAGGAAGATATTAGGGATAATGctgtggagatgttgacctcggtcctgACAATATTGGGAGTATGCCCATCTAGTGTTTTGGCAGTTAATATTCTGGCTTTCAGTTCAGTCAAACACGTGTAGGTATTGATTAATGGAGTGCCAAATTCACACAAATTTACTACAGTGGTAGTAGTTGAGAAATAACTAatacctttaaaactttcaacgtGGTGACAACGGTGGGATTAAGTCatttaaaccattgattctCGGGCAAGTATCCGTTTCCATATCTGGCAGCATTTAAAACACGGTTGTTAAACATTTTAACATGGAGAGGGTATAATATTTTATAGAAAGGAAATTGGGGGCGGGCCAATTTTAAGCAAGACGGGGTCGAGGGAGGATCATATTTACGCAACAACCCGggcctgaccccccccccccccgggctcCCCCTCGTAATttctgaaggctccctaagtaCATCTGACGAGAATATAGATGTATTCGATCGTTTTGCTTGCAAATTACGGAACTTGAGTCAGACTGTTCTTCCTCCAGTCAGAATCAATTTAGACTAAATTCACAATGCATTTGCACTTACTGTggtaaaagataaaaaatgGTGTGCCGGTATGCCACCAAACTTCGAAACGATAGACTCAATCTTGCAAGGTATATTGTTCATTGTTCGTAAACTACATGCATTCTTTAAAATAACTGAAAAACTAataaatacattacatgtatatatatcacaCTTGGTACTAATGGACAGCGACAAACTAAAAGTGTGATGCACTTTATCTATTCCACCAAAACTGGTTTCTCTTTGTCGCCAGGACTGTCAAAGATTATTTCAAATACCCATTGCTAGTAACCTGGTGTCCAGATTGTTCTGAGAAAACGAAAGCTGCAGTAGTAATAATTATAGTACATCATTTCCTTTTATGTAGTCCGGGAGCTTGGTCAGCAAACTATAGTTATAATGGCGACATATCACAGTACAGCAAATACGATACAGTTGCATTTCTCTGCATGGTTTTCATGAACGTATTTTATGATCTTTCACCAATCCAGGTCATCATGATTCGACCAATTCCCGGGCTGAGTCAGCGATTTTTTCTCTAGACAGAAGAACAGCACATGAAGGACTAATCTTTCTGACTCCCAATCACGTACAACGTAGAATAGCACCACAATATCACAACGACTGTCGTGGAGATTGGTTGGACGAAAATTATAACGGATCTGCTAACCACCAATGTTTGCGATGTCTTCGGTGCACATACGACAATATGTTTGAGCACCCCCCTAGAAGGACTAGAAGATACAGTATGAGTTTTGCCCCTGAATTACAACCAACAACTCTTTCAAGTCGATATTGTGGTCGTTCGTGTACTGTGCTGGCAGATCATGGCTTTAGTCATGGCAAACATTATTGGGAAGTGCATTGCCGCTTCGATGTAGGAACTTACCGACAAACTTACTTCGGGGGCAGCTTGTTGACAATTGGTGTAAGCTCCACCAATAGTCAGCGACTCTTGTTATTAACTGAGGATGAAGCGGCCTGGGCTCTGGATGTAACCGGAACGGCATACAGGTTGTTTCGCCATGGTAACCAAGCATCTTGGATTGATATACCGGAAGACTTTGCTGCCCAACATGAACGAGCCGACAACCAAGAAAATTTCATCTTTTGGTTACCGTTTGGTGTATTTCTCGATCTGGACAACCATCTATTGGAAATTTACAGCTGTTCCACCAGGCAATGTTTACACGTGTTTACTGACATATCTCCAAACACTGCATCCTTATATCCAGCATTGACAATAGGTCACGATGGGTTATGTGTAGAAATTAAACCAGATATCACACTTCCACAATTTATACGACGTCATCACCAAGAACACGTCATCCAAAACACGAATGACATTCCAAATGAAGAATGTGGACAAGAAACGTGGGTTTAGACATTTAGACGGTTATGAACTAGTGACTTTTAATAGCTGGTGACATTATATACATTTGGGCATTTAACATTTCACCATGGATTTTAATTTCAGAGACATTACAGTATACGTGCATATTTCCTGTGTCTTATTTTGCAATAgtcaatattaataaatatagtcatctATGATATAATGTGCCGACATGACACTATAGGTAACTATTAGTATTACCTGTTACACTAATCGATTGCAATTTTAATACAACAAGGATATTGATAATTAAATCAAAGTTTTATAAAACAAGTATAGCGTCATTTGTGGGTAAATGTATAACAGAAACATGGTAAACGTTACTGATCGTACTCaagtagtgttgtgttgtgttgtgttgtgttgtgttgtgttgtgttgtgttgtgttgtgttgtgttgtgttgtgttgtgttgtgctgtgctgtgctgtgctgtgctgtgctgtgctgtgctgtgttgtgttgtgttgtgttgtgttgtgttgtgttgtgttgtgttgtgttgtgttgtgttgtg is from Glandiceps talaboti chromosome 1, keGlaTala1.1, whole genome shotgun sequence and encodes:
- the LOC144442848 gene encoding putative E3 ubiquitin-protein ligase MID2 — translated: MEDALGEHLTCTVCLDLYEDPVLLPCLHTFCHSCLQHIINSNGQSVRSIFFGRTTQFRCPECRSTVKLDRREINGLPKNFHIANIVESFKKNKTSTENVGPEGTIISNLRRQICHICQENFACTFCLQCELAYCWSCLRTSHTTSQQTQQQERSDRNEEDSSCRKDRRQKRQGADKETCSNNDSQLPNDTGLPSSQKLKAKDKTDRKDKKGVGGRHLLLNLDVECGHHENEHMVAFCFQCCRLVCPVSATRHEEHPVLSVVDAVLVVKEELSNGVRGLKHKSVDLRKAGVYQDKLNDSDKMCEKLHLDCDRLSMTVQEKEDTLSQHINTIAEKNATFTRLQGHLCEVKAEKLKELAEEIILGLKPINLEAFIQKGLTLKRRMENAYRLYSAIKSTYVNDRMESGASTVAATSASNLPPSSFNAASRTETVRQEEGRERPNGHHDSTNSRAESAIFSLDRRTAHEGLIFLTPNHVQRRIAPQYHNDCRGDWLDENYNGSANHQCLRCLRCTYDNMFEHPPRRTRRYSMSFAPELQPTTLSSRYCGRSCTVLADHGFSHGKHYWEVHCRFDVGTYRQTYFGGSLLTIGVSSTNSQRLLLLTEDEAAWALDVTGTAYRLFRHGNQASWIDIPEDFAAQHERADNQENFIFWLPFGVFLDLDNHLLEIYSCSTRQCLHVFTDISPNTASLYPALTIGHDGLCVEIKPDITLPQFIRRHHQEHVIQNTNDIPNEECGQETWV